The following coding sequences are from one Prosthecobacter vanneervenii window:
- a CDS encoding ABC transporter substrate-binding protein, translated as MILARSFIFGFPLLLAAVAGWAVREVRRSRMDHADGVVVMLSQGAPVLNPYLPATEVERQIIDLVHEPLIRLGADGTLQPGLAEFWRWTQDVTCWFANEAAARRAQELLQAQIGEKNRWAEWNLGSVRMFGNRLLLGFTEPNATGVRQAFELIAGPDLKPVVFWRVERRSALRQAWKRFMAESAQAKLVQRSWFDGENACEFVVAGDSPRLVEDMHRFLDGGPDEPAEINPLGEVGALSEPVLDLDIRPGRRWHDGTPATAEDARATLEYLRASEWPLPNREALSSIQSAEVQNDGARLHVSFRRRQGAALCVFVNLPMLPAAWLRAHPGVQEADLIQHAPPGAGTHRIASRDARSLMLTPVEQEKSMPRFLFHFSASPLMTQIGVDTRAVDLVWPAADPAHLDQLRFTPPRQRLVVLWNTKHEVLQNLHCREALALATNREELMRTLPGRLGHVSASLFAPGLWFSTQAQSQPFALEKARHLLSEAGWPQDVSGIARGPEHAFRFTLLVPGGDALHTRTAELLVAQWRKAGAEVKIEHVSDERALAQRLHERRFDAVLLDQRFEVSWDQLPWWHSAQAKPGGSNFCGIADPKIDLILEALAAEYDPAQVARRVQELEARLLPMHPMLPLFTTHDEAAAMPTLREPDSVKGSGLPVASWTLQTLTGPPQARTPSPTILKLQLRLPE; from the coding sequence ATGATTCTGGCCCGCTCCTTCATCTTTGGTTTTCCGCTGCTTCTCGCGGCGGTGGCTGGCTGGGCGGTGCGGGAGGTCAGGCGCAGCCGCATGGACCATGCGGATGGCGTGGTGGTCATGCTCTCCCAGGGCGCCCCAGTGCTCAATCCCTACCTCCCCGCCACCGAGGTGGAGCGCCAGATTATCGATCTCGTTCACGAGCCGCTCATCCGCTTGGGAGCAGACGGCACTTTGCAGCCCGGGCTGGCCGAGTTCTGGCGCTGGACGCAGGATGTCACCTGCTGGTTTGCCAATGAAGCCGCCGCCAGGCGCGCGCAGGAACTGCTTCAGGCGCAGATCGGTGAAAAGAACCGCTGGGCCGAGTGGAATCTCGGCTCCGTGCGGATGTTTGGAAACCGCCTCCTCCTCGGCTTTACCGAGCCCAACGCCACCGGAGTGCGGCAGGCCTTTGAGCTGATCGCGGGACCCGATTTGAAGCCGGTGGTGTTCTGGCGTGTCGAGCGCCGCAGCGCATTGCGCCAGGCGTGGAAGCGCTTCATGGCGGAGTCCGCACAAGCAAAGCTGGTTCAACGCTCCTGGTTTGATGGCGAGAATGCCTGCGAGTTTGTCGTCGCCGGCGATTCGCCCCGGCTGGTCGAAGACATGCATCGCTTCTTGGATGGCGGTCCGGACGAGCCGGCAGAAATCAATCCCCTCGGCGAAGTCGGCGCGCTCAGCGAGCCCGTGCTGGACCTCGACATCCGCCCCGGACGCCGCTGGCATGATGGCACACCAGCGACTGCTGAGGATGCCCGGGCCACGCTGGAATATCTGCGCGCCAGCGAGTGGCCGCTGCCCAATCGCGAGGCGCTCAGCAGCATCCAGAGCGCCGAGGTGCAGAATGACGGCGCACGCCTGCATGTGTCCTTCCGCCGCCGCCAGGGCGCGGCGCTCTGTGTGTTTGTGAATCTCCCCATGCTCCCCGCCGCCTGGCTGCGGGCGCATCCCGGCGTGCAGGAGGCCGATCTCATCCAGCACGCACCGCCTGGGGCCGGCACACACCGCATTGCCTCGCGGGATGCACGCTCGCTCATGCTCACGCCGGTGGAGCAGGAGAAATCCATGCCGCGCTTTTTGTTTCACTTCTCGGCCTCGCCGCTCATGACCCAGATCGGGGTGGACACCCGCGCGGTGGACCTCGTCTGGCCTGCCGCAGACCCCGCGCATCTGGATCAGCTCCGCTTCACTCCGCCGCGTCAGCGGCTCGTGGTGCTATGGAACACGAAGCACGAAGTCTTGCAGAATCTTCACTGCCGCGAGGCACTCGCCCTGGCCACGAATCGCGAGGAGCTCATGCGCACCCTGCCGGGCAGGCTGGGGCACGTCAGCGCCAGCCTCTTTGCCCCCGGCCTGTGGTTCAGCACCCAGGCGCAGAGCCAGCCCTTTGCGCTCGAAAAAGCACGGCACCTTCTCTCGGAGGCGGGCTGGCCGCAGGATGTTTCAGGCATCGCGCGTGGTCCGGAGCATGCGTTTCGCTTCACCCTCCTGGTGCCGGGGGGCGATGCGCTCCACACACGCACGGCGGAGCTTCTGGTCGCACAGTGGCGGAAAGCGGGCGCAGAGGTGAAGATCGAGCATGTCAGCGATGAGCGTGCGCTGGCTCAGCGCCTGCACGAGCGCCGCTTTGATGCCGTGCTGCTGGACCAGCGCTTTGAGGTTTCCTGGGACCAGCTGCCCTGGTGGCACTCGGCTCAGGCGAAACCCGGTGGCAGCAACTTTTGCGGCATCGCCGACCCCAAGATCGACCTCATCCTGGAGGCGCTGGCCGCGGAGTATGATCCCGCGCAGGTGGCCCGTCGCGTGCAGGAGCTGGAGGCCCGGCTGCTGCCCATGCACCCCATGCTGCCGCTCTTCACCACGCATGATGAGGCGGCCGCCATGCCCACGCTGCGGGAGCCGGACTCAGTCAAAGGGAGCGGTCTGCCCGTGGCCTCCTGGACGCTGCAGACACTCACAGGGCCGCCGCAGGCGCGCACGCCTTCACCCACTATTCTCAAACTCCAGCTGAGGCTGCCTGAATGA
- a CDS encoding type II toxin-antitoxin system VapC family toxin yields the protein MHCADTSFLCSLYRQQSHSERAIATLEEIGAPIVISSLLAYEFRQAVRFQVFLRSRDARKGYLETEGLAMLAQFENDLESGVIIEAGVNLADLATEVERLSERHTMQRGARSFDLLHIATALKWQATVFLSFDALQREIAAAEGLNVLPALI from the coding sequence ATGCACTGCGCCGACACGTCTTTTCTCTGCTCCCTGTACCGGCAGCAAAGCCACTCTGAGAGGGCCATTGCCACGCTGGAGGAGATCGGTGCTCCGATTGTGATTTCCTCATTGCTGGCTTATGAATTCCGGCAGGCTGTGAGATTCCAGGTGTTCCTGCGCTCACGAGATGCCCGAAAAGGCTATCTTGAGACGGAAGGTCTGGCGATGCTGGCGCAGTTTGAGAACGATCTGGAATCAGGCGTCATCATCGAGGCGGGCGTGAACCTGGCAGATCTAGCCACTGAAGTGGAACGCCTGAGCGAACGGCACACGATGCAAAGAGGTGCACGCTCCTTTGATCTGCTCCACATCGCAACGGCGCTCAAATGGCAAGCCACGGTATTTCTCAGCTTTGACGCCCTGCAGCGTGAAATCGCAGCGGCAGAAGGACTGAATGTGCTGCCGGCTTTGATCTGA
- a CDS encoding agmatine deiminase family protein, whose product MSKASYPQNYRLPAEFEPQEAIWLSWPSNKESCPKTYHKLQDKFGEIASTISRYERVRINAPMLSHMNIRLSIADNEGDLSQVDIYEHNTNDVWCRDHGPIFIKHNETGKLAITDWEFNAWGGKFPPWDLDNAIPEKAAAALKMERFTSKMILEGGAIETNGKGTLLTTEAVLLNPNRHGGKPGNKAEVEKELKAMLGVKDIVWFKKGIEGDDTDGHIDDIVRFIREDAVICMVEPRDSDPNHKVLKEIREKLDDVRAPDGGKLEIIEIEMPQAIEMKDWRLSRLPASYANFMIMNNAVLVPIFGQKKKDAAAEDKIAECFPGREIISMMAKDLVTEGGAFHCISMHQPK is encoded by the coding sequence ATGAGTAAAGCCTCCTATCCCCAAAACTACCGTCTGCCCGCCGAATTCGAGCCGCAGGAGGCTATCTGGTTGTCCTGGCCTTCCAACAAGGAAAGCTGCCCCAAGACCTACCACAAGCTGCAGGACAAGTTTGGCGAGATCGCCAGCACCATCTCCCGCTACGAGCGCGTGCGCATCAATGCCCCGATGCTCAGCCATATGAACATCCGCCTCAGCATCGCCGACAACGAAGGCGACCTCAGCCAGGTGGACATCTACGAGCACAACACCAATGACGTTTGGTGCCGCGACCACGGCCCGATTTTCATCAAGCACAACGAGACCGGCAAGCTGGCCATCACCGACTGGGAATTCAACGCCTGGGGCGGCAAGTTCCCGCCGTGGGATCTCGACAACGCCATCCCTGAAAAGGCCGCTGCCGCTCTCAAGATGGAGCGCTTCACCTCCAAGATGATCCTCGAAGGCGGAGCCATCGAGACCAACGGCAAAGGCACCCTCCTCACCACCGAGGCCGTCCTGCTCAATCCCAACCGCCACGGCGGCAAGCCCGGCAACAAGGCCGAGGTGGAGAAGGAGCTCAAAGCCATGCTCGGCGTGAAGGACATCGTCTGGTTCAAGAAAGGCATCGAAGGCGACGACACCGACGGCCACATCGACGACATCGTGCGCTTCATCCGCGAAGACGCCGTCATCTGCATGGTCGAGCCCCGCGACTCCGACCCAAATCACAAGGTGCTCAAGGAAATCCGCGAGAAGCTCGACGACGTCCGCGCCCCCGACGGCGGCAAGCTGGAGATCATCGAAATCGAAATGCCCCAGGCCATCGAGATGAAGGACTGGCGCCTCAGCCGCCTTCCGGCCAGCTACGCCAATTTCATGATCATGAACAACGCCGTGCTCGTCCCCATCTTCGGTCAGAAGAAGAAGGACGCCGCTGCCGAAGACAAGATCGCTGAGTGCTTCCCCGGCCGTGAGATCATCTCCATGATGGCCAAGGATCTCGTCAC
- a CDS encoding carbon-nitrogen hydrolase produces MAKVTLGLVQSRAFSSKEESVQQHERLIRDAAARGAQIICLQELFNTPYFCITQDTELFNLAEAVPGPTTDRLAPLAKELGVVIIVPLFEKRGPGLYHNTAAVIDADGTVLGKYRKMHIPQDPGFEEKFYFTPGDLGYRVWDTKFGRIGVLICWDQWYPEAARLTALMGAEILFYPTAIGWLPSEKAALGAAQHCAWETVQRGHAVANGCYLAAVNRVGTEQQSEFWGQSFVANPYGEIVAKASVSDEEILIVPCDLTAVEDFRRIWPFFRDRRIDTYAPLTKRYIDE; encoded by the coding sequence ATGGCAAAGGTAACCCTCGGCCTGGTGCAAAGCCGGGCCTTCTCAAGCAAGGAAGAAAGCGTGCAGCAGCATGAGCGGCTCATCCGCGATGCTGCCGCCCGCGGTGCGCAGATCATCTGCCTGCAGGAGCTCTTCAACACCCCCTACTTCTGCATCACGCAGGACACCGAACTCTTCAATCTCGCCGAGGCCGTCCCCGGCCCCACCACCGACCGCCTCGCTCCGCTCGCCAAGGAGCTCGGCGTGGTCATCATCGTCCCCCTCTTCGAAAAGCGCGGCCCCGGCCTCTACCACAACACCGCCGCCGTCATCGACGCCGACGGCACCGTGCTGGGCAAATACCGCAAGATGCACATCCCGCAGGACCCCGGCTTCGAGGAGAAGTTTTACTTCACCCCTGGAGACCTCGGCTACCGCGTCTGGGACACCAAGTTTGGCCGCATCGGCGTCCTCATCTGCTGGGACCAGTGGTACCCGGAGGCCGCCCGTCTCACTGCCCTCATGGGTGCGGAGATCCTCTTCTATCCCACCGCCATCGGCTGGCTCCCCAGCGAGAAGGCCGCCCTCGGCGCCGCCCAGCATTGCGCCTGGGAAACCGTGCAGCGTGGCCACGCCGTGGCCAATGGCTGCTACCTCGCTGCCGTCAATCGCGTCGGCACCGAGCAGCAGAGCGAATTCTGGGGCCAGAGTTTTGTCGCAAATCCGTATGGAGAAATCGTTGCAAAGGCCTCCGTGAGCGATGAAGAGATTTTGATCGTTCCGTGTGATCTGACTGCGGTGGAAGATTTTCGCCGCATCTGGCCGTTTTTCCGTGATCGCCGCATTGACACCTACGCTCCCCTGACCAAACGCTATATCGATGAGTAA
- a CDS encoding ABC transporter ATP-binding protein: MSADAPAPTEAPLLRIRDLQIEFARHGAEPMKAVKGIDLELKRGESIALVGESGSGKSATALSFARLLPEPPAVISARQMSFNGHEILEMGERDLRKIRGKEIAYIFQEPTTSLNPVLTIRTQIGEALALHRPDVPKSGRDNEIVKWLDKVGIVDSRKRLNAYPYELSGGMQQRVMIAMALCMQPKLLIADEPTTALDVTIQKQIMDLLAELRRDLDMSIILITHNLGIIRSVVDRVAVMFRGKIVETGPVDEILRNPQHAYTKALLACVPRMGAKQPRLKAIDYAELEA; encoded by the coding sequence ATGTCCGCCGACGCCCCTGCTCCCACCGAAGCCCCGCTGCTGCGAATCCGCGATCTCCAGATCGAGTTCGCCCGCCATGGCGCCGAGCCGATGAAAGCCGTCAAAGGCATCGACCTCGAACTCAAGCGCGGCGAATCCATCGCGCTCGTCGGTGAAAGCGGCAGCGGCAAAAGCGCCACCGCACTCTCCTTTGCCCGCCTCCTGCCGGAGCCGCCCGCCGTCATCTCCGCGCGGCAGATGTCCTTCAACGGCCACGAAATTCTTGAAATGGGAGAGCGTGATCTGCGCAAAATTCGCGGCAAGGAGATCGCCTACATCTTTCAGGAGCCCACGACTTCGCTCAATCCTGTCCTCACCATCCGCACCCAGATCGGCGAAGCCCTCGCCCTCCATCGCCCCGACGTCCCCAAATCCGGGCGTGACAATGAAATTGTGAAGTGGCTCGACAAAGTCGGCATCGTCGATTCGCGCAAGCGCCTCAACGCCTACCCGTACGAGCTCAGCGGCGGCATGCAGCAGCGCGTCATGATCGCCATGGCGCTTTGCATGCAGCCAAAGCTCCTCATCGCCGACGAGCCCACCACCGCGCTCGATGTCACCATCCAAAAGCAGATCATGGATCTCCTCGCCGAGCTCCGCCGCGATCTCGACATGAGCATCATCCTCATCACGCACAATCTCGGCATCATCCGCAGCGTCGTGGACCGCGTGGCCGTCATGTTCCGTGGCAAGATCGTCGAAACCGGCCCCGTGGATGAAATCCTGCGCAATCCCCAGCACGCCTACACCAAGGCCCTCCTCGCCTGCGTCCCCCGCATGGGCGCCAAGCAGCCCCGCCTCAAAGCCATCGACTATGCGGAGTTGGAGGCCTGA
- a CDS encoding valine--tRNA ligase: MPELDKTYTPAEVEARWYQRWLDDKCFEADPARVSETRPAYSIVIPPPNVTGILTLGHVLNNTIQDILARRARMLGKEVLWLPGTDHAGIATQNVVEKTLKKQGVIKHRDDLGREALVAKIWEWKEKHGGIIIEQLKKLGASCDWSRERFTFDDDYNACVMRVFVDLYKKGLIYRGKRMVNWCPSSLTALSDEEVVMKPQNAIMYHFKVEVVEEPGTWLTIATTRPEVIPGDTAIAVNPKDERYTHLIGKHVRRPLPVENQALLPIIADEHVDFTFGTGVLKVTPAHDKADFEIGQRHSLPVIDVMHPNGVLNDLAGKDLAGMERFAARKRAAELLTEIGSLVKEEPYQNNLGFSERADVPIESRLSEQWFLKYPSVKESQEVVASGEMKFHPDRWAKTYDHWMTGLQDWCISRQVWWGHRIPVWTKEYPDRLSSVKDSDRVDELTRNRKDVVVRQEPEIRFAEDNDTPSRIYVCLAPEDSSDSDQKNLVKSLESLGFTQDPDVLDTWFSSWLWPFATMGWPEKTATLKAFYPTTDLVTGPDIIFFWVARMIMAGFEWMGELPFKNVYFTGIIRDKQGRKMSKSLGNSPDPLELIASYSADALRFGIMRSAPLGQDICFDEKNVELGRNFCTKLWNAARFRQMQGGETETDISAALLSSDDKWILLRLNTAITEVTAALEDYRFSDATATLYRFFWSEYCDWYIEASKAVLQGSDAARKANTLAVIDFVLSNTLRLFHPFMPFITEELWHGMAFNDDLPENQGGNSIMFAKWPKPLDADELAYFGILPEDEKAANDKYEAVNLGRGLKSTFNINKRVRFVLKPNAELPAHEIEVLRILLNAEPLDVDPAFAPTQGTPSALTPLGTLFLPLDGLIDVEAERARIGKEVAKAESELEKVTAKLADEKFTSKVPQKVLDEHQQRKTDWQEKLAKLKEMMSALG; this comes from the coding sequence ATGCCCGAACTCGACAAGACCTACACGCCCGCGGAAGTCGAAGCCCGCTGGTATCAGCGCTGGCTGGATGACAAATGCTTTGAAGCCGACCCCGCTCGTGTGAGCGAGACCCGCCCGGCCTACTCCATCGTCATCCCTCCGCCGAATGTGACGGGCATCCTCACCCTCGGCCACGTGCTGAACAACACCATTCAGGACATCCTGGCCCGCCGCGCCCGCATGCTGGGCAAAGAAGTCCTCTGGCTCCCCGGCACCGACCACGCTGGCATCGCCACCCAGAACGTCGTTGAGAAAACCCTCAAGAAGCAGGGCGTCATCAAGCACCGCGACGACCTCGGCCGCGAGGCCCTCGTCGCCAAGATCTGGGAGTGGAAGGAAAAGCACGGCGGCATCATCATCGAGCAGCTCAAGAAACTCGGCGCCTCCTGCGACTGGTCCCGCGAACGCTTCACCTTTGACGACGACTACAACGCCTGCGTCATGCGCGTGTTTGTGGACCTCTACAAAAAGGGCCTCATCTACCGTGGCAAACGCATGGTCAACTGGTGCCCCTCCTCCCTCACCGCGCTCAGCGATGAGGAGGTCGTCATGAAGCCCCAGAACGCCATCATGTACCACTTCAAAGTCGAAGTGGTCGAAGAACCCGGCACCTGGCTCACCATCGCCACCACCCGCCCCGAAGTCATTCCTGGAGACACCGCCATCGCCGTGAATCCCAAGGACGAGCGCTACACCCATCTCATCGGCAAGCACGTCCGCCGCCCGCTCCCCGTCGAAAATCAGGCACTCCTCCCCATCATCGCGGACGAGCATGTGGACTTCACCTTCGGCACCGGCGTCCTCAAAGTTACCCCCGCGCACGACAAGGCGGACTTCGAAATCGGCCAGCGCCACAGCCTGCCCGTCATCGACGTCATGCATCCCAACGGCGTGCTCAATGACCTTGCTGGCAAAGACCTCGCCGGCATGGAGCGCTTCGCCGCCCGCAAACGCGCCGCCGAACTCCTCACGGAAATCGGCAGCCTCGTCAAAGAAGAGCCCTATCAGAACAACCTCGGCTTCTCCGAGCGCGCCGACGTGCCGATCGAAAGCCGCCTCAGCGAGCAGTGGTTCCTCAAATACCCCAGCGTCAAAGAATCTCAGGAAGTCGTCGCCAGCGGCGAGATGAAATTCCACCCCGACCGCTGGGCCAAAACCTACGACCACTGGATGACCGGCCTCCAAGACTGGTGCATCAGCCGCCAGGTCTGGTGGGGCCATCGGATTCCCGTGTGGACAAAAGAATATCCAGATCGTCTATCCTCAGTCAAAGATTCGGACCGTGTTGATGAACTGACTCGCAATCGAAAGGACGTTGTGGTTCGGCAAGAACCTGAAATCCGATTTGCAGAAGACAACGATACGCCTTCTCGAATCTATGTCTGCTTGGCACCGGAAGACTCTTCGGATTCTGATCAAAAGAATCTCGTGAAATCCCTCGAGTCCCTCGGCTTCACCCAAGACCCCGACGTCCTCGACACCTGGTTCTCCTCCTGGCTCTGGCCCTTCGCCACCATGGGCTGGCCCGAAAAGACCGCCACGCTGAAGGCCTTCTACCCCACCACCGACCTCGTCACCGGCCCGGACATCATCTTCTTCTGGGTCGCCCGCATGATCATGGCCGGCTTCGAATGGATGGGCGAGCTCCCCTTCAAGAACGTCTATTTCACGGGCATCATCCGCGACAAACAAGGTCGCAAAATGTCCAAGTCCCTCGGCAACTCGCCCGACCCCCTGGAACTCATTGCCAGCTACAGCGCCGACGCTCTGCGCTTCGGCATCATGCGCAGCGCTCCGCTGGGCCAGGACATCTGCTTTGATGAAAAGAACGTCGAGCTCGGGCGCAACTTCTGCACCAAGCTCTGGAACGCCGCCCGCTTCCGCCAGATGCAGGGTGGCGAAACCGAGACCGATATCAGCGCCGCCCTCCTCAGCAGCGACGACAAGTGGATCCTCCTCCGCCTCAACACCGCCATTACGGAAGTCACCGCCGCCCTCGAAGACTATCGCTTCAGCGATGCCACCGCCACCCTCTACCGCTTCTTCTGGAGCGAGTACTGCGACTGGTACATCGAGGCCTCCAAAGCCGTGCTTCAAGGCAGCGATGCCGCTCGAAAGGCCAACACCCTCGCCGTCATCGACTTTGTCCTCAGCAACACCCTCCGTCTCTTCCATCCCTTCATGCCCTTCATCACCGAAGAGCTCTGGCACGGCATGGCCTTCAACGACGACCTGCCTGAAAACCAAGGCGGCAACAGCATCATGTTCGCCAAATGGCCCAAGCCGCTCGATGCCGATGAACTCGCCTACTTCGGCATCCTGCCGGAAGACGAAAAAGCCGCCAACGACAAATACGAAGCCGTTAATCTCGGCCGCGGCCTCAAGAGCACCTTCAACATCAACAAGCGCGTCCGCTTCGTTCTCAAGCCGAACGCGGAACTCCCCGCCCACGAGATCGAAGTCCTCCGCATCCTCCTCAATGCCGAGCCTCTCGATGTTGATCCCGCCTTTGCTCCGACCCAAGGCACCCCCAGCGCCCTCACCCCGCTCGGCACCCTCTTCCTCCCGCTCGATGGCCTCATCGACGTCGAGGCCGAGCGCGCCCGCATCGGCAAAGAAGTCGCCAAAGCCGAATCCGAATTGGAAAAGGTCACCGCCAAGCTCGCCGACGAAAAATTCACCTCCAAGGTCCCGCAAAAAGTGCTCGACGAGCACCAGCAGCGCAAAACCGACTGGCAGGAAAAACTCGCCAAGCTCAAGGAGATGATGTCCGCCCTCGGTTGA